A stretch of the Veillonella parvula DSM 2008 genome encodes the following:
- a CDS encoding Dps family protein, with product MKNVQQVNQYLADLSVWNVKLHNLHFNVTGPQFKSIHEYLESIYDEAFEYFDAVAEHVKMQGQFPLVNSAEYAKLTKIEELGQEDIPQAKVIDILLKDFKYMNDQAVAIRAAADEEDDFLLVSMMEDHVAYYVKQIWFIESMLK from the coding sequence ATGAAAAACGTACAACAAGTAAATCAATATTTAGCAGATCTTTCTGTATGGAATGTAAAATTACATAATTTACACTTCAATGTAACTGGTCCGCAATTCAAATCCATCCATGAATACTTGGAATCCATCTATGATGAAGCATTTGAATATTTTGATGCAGTAGCAGAACATGTAAAAATGCAAGGTCAATTCCCATTGGTAAATTCTGCAGAATACGCAAAATTGACTAAAATCGAAGAATTGGGTCAAGAAGACATCCCTCAAGCAAAGGTAATTGATATCCTTCTTAAAGATTTTAAATACATGAATGATCAAGCTGTAGCGATTCGTGCAGCCGCTGATGAAGAAGATGATTTCTTGCTCGTGAGCATGATGGAAGATCACGTTGCATACTATGTAAAACAAATCTGGTTCATCGAATCTATGCTGAAATAA
- a CDS encoding YhcH/YjgK/YiaL family protein, with product MFFSSITADYTKMGYPKAIVRALDFLKHTDLKALAGGRHAIEGDMMYANVDDVETKLFETTKPESHRNYVDIQFMVSGEENMGFFVDKGMVKPVESYPDRDCYFYPNEAVDEGQIHCPEGYYTVFFPSDVHRPLLAVNDKPIKIRKVVVKVHVSLLGE from the coding sequence ATGTTTTTCTCAAGCATTACCGCAGATTATACAAAAATGGGTTATCCTAAAGCCATCGTGCGCGCTTTAGATTTCTTGAAACATACAGATTTGAAAGCTTTGGCTGGGGGGCGTCATGCTATTGAAGGCGACATGATGTACGCCAACGTAGACGATGTAGAAACAAAACTATTTGAAACTACAAAACCGGAATCTCATCGTAATTATGTAGATATTCAATTTATGGTGAGCGGAGAGGAAAATATGGGCTTTTTCGTAGATAAAGGCATGGTAAAACCTGTGGAGTCCTATCCTGATCGAGATTGCTATTTCTATCCTAATGAGGCTGTTGATGAAGGGCAAATCCATTGTCCAGAAGGGTACTACACTGTATTCTTCCCTTCTGATGTTCATCGTCCCTTACTTGCCGTAAATGATAAGCCCATCAAAATCCGTAAGGTGGTTGTGAAAGTGCACGTATCTTTGCTCGGTGAGTAG
- the fusA gene encoding elongation factor G produces MKEYSSDKIRNVAVVSHDGAGKTALVESLLLTSGAVDFVGKGQDNKHIMDFEPEEIKRNVTIQLGMAPCEWHDHKVNFIDTPGYNEFHGEVRAALRACDGMLMVLSSTSGVETDTVRAWDYAVELQMPRMAFINKMDVDGADFFGTIERMRELFGKGIMPLQIPIGEGADFEGVVDVAKMTAFTYKDGQPTEVAVPAHLIEKAQEIREMTVEAAAEGSDELLEKYLEGEELSLEEIRQGLREGMISGRVCPIMCGSATSRIGLDQVLDRMIRYMPDATKKVMTATDAETGEQCVVHVDKPLTAFVFKTLLDPFAGKQSFVRIFSGELKEGDRLFDVNQGVEEKWGKMVTLIGKQQIPVSAAKAGDIVVIPKLANAKTGDTLTAPDFKVTYDAIRFPQPLYTVAMEPVKKGEEEKLASAVLKVAEEDPTCVVVKNAEARQLQIDCMGEVHLEHILNKMDRKYGVQAKLVAPYIPYRETIKGSAETESKYKKQSGGHGQYGHVKIQVDPLYDGSEFAFVDKIFGGAVPKQYIPAVEKGAKETLDKGLIAGYPMIGVQVTLLDGSYHSVDSSELAFKVATSQAIKDVIPKAKPVLLEPIYEVNVFAPDAFMGDIMGDLNSRRGRVLGMEQSERTGISVVKAQVPLAEMSDYVTALRSITQGQGVFNRQFYTYEEVPHKQAEEIIAAHKNQE; encoded by the coding sequence ATGAAAGAGTACAGTAGTGATAAAATTAGAAACGTTGCTGTTGTTTCCCACGATGGTGCGGGTAAAACAGCTCTTGTTGAATCCTTGTTGTTAACTTCTGGTGCGGTTGATTTCGTAGGTAAAGGTCAAGATAATAAACATATTATGGACTTTGAACCGGAAGAAATTAAACGTAATGTAACTATTCAATTGGGCATGGCGCCATGTGAGTGGCATGACCATAAGGTTAACTTCATAGACACTCCAGGCTATAATGAGTTCCATGGCGAAGTTCGTGCCGCTTTGCGTGCCTGTGATGGCATGTTGATGGTGCTATCCTCCACATCTGGTGTAGAAACTGACACAGTTCGCGCATGGGATTATGCAGTTGAATTACAAATGCCTCGCATGGCATTTATCAATAAAATGGATGTCGATGGTGCTGATTTCTTCGGTACTATTGAAAGAATGCGGGAATTATTTGGCAAAGGCATTATGCCATTGCAGATTCCTATCGGTGAAGGCGCCGATTTTGAAGGCGTTGTAGACGTAGCGAAAATGACTGCGTTTACTTATAAGGACGGCCAACCAACAGAGGTCGCTGTACCAGCTCACCTTATCGAAAAGGCTCAAGAAATTCGGGAAATGACCGTAGAAGCCGCGGCTGAAGGTAGCGATGAGTTGTTGGAAAAATATTTAGAAGGCGAAGAATTATCCTTAGAGGAAATTCGCCAAGGCTTGCGTGAAGGGATGATTAGTGGCCGTGTGTGCCCAATCATGTGTGGCAGTGCCACATCTCGTATTGGCTTAGATCAAGTATTGGATCGTATGATCCGTTACATGCCGGATGCAACTAAAAAAGTGATGACCGCAACTGATGCGGAAACCGGCGAACAATGTGTTGTACATGTAGATAAACCATTAACTGCATTCGTATTTAAAACATTGTTAGACCCATTCGCAGGCAAACAAAGCTTTGTACGTATCTTCTCTGGTGAACTGAAAGAAGGGGATCGCCTCTTTGATGTGAACCAAGGTGTAGAAGAAAAATGGGGCAAGATGGTTACCCTTATTGGGAAGCAACAAATCCCTGTATCCGCTGCTAAAGCTGGCGATATCGTAGTGATACCAAAATTGGCCAATGCTAAGACCGGCGATACATTAACGGCTCCTGACTTTAAAGTGACATACGATGCTATTCGTTTCCCTCAACCTTTATATACAGTGGCTATGGAGCCAGTAAAAAAAGGTGAGGAGGAAAAATTAGCTAGTGCTGTTCTTAAAGTGGCGGAAGAAGATCCTACTTGCGTAGTAGTGAAAAATGCTGAAGCTCGTCAATTACAAATTGATTGTATGGGCGAGGTACATCTTGAGCATATCCTCAACAAAATGGACCGTAAATACGGCGTACAAGCTAAACTTGTGGCCCCATATATTCCATACCGCGAAACTATCAAAGGCTCTGCTGAAACCGAGTCTAAATATAAGAAACAAAGTGGCGGTCATGGTCAATATGGTCACGTTAAGATTCAAGTGGATCCATTATATGATGGTAGCGAATTTGCATTCGTAGACAAAATTTTTGGTGGTGCTGTACCTAAACAATACATACCAGCAGTGGAAAAGGGTGCCAAAGAAACCCTAGATAAAGGCCTAATTGCAGGATATCCTATGATTGGCGTGCAAGTGACACTCTTGGATGGATCTTACCACAGCGTAGACTCCTCAGAGTTAGCATTTAAAGTAGCTACGTCACAGGCTATCAAGGATGTGATTCCTAAGGCGAAACCAGTCCTATTAGAACCAATCTATGAGGTCAACGTGTTTGCACCAGATGCTTTCATGGGCGACATCATGGGTGATTTGAATAGCCGTCGAGGTCGTGTATTAGGCATGGAACAAAGTGAAAGAACAGGTATTTCTGTTGTTAAAGCACAAGTACCATTGGCTGAAATGTCTGATTATGTGACTGCATTGCGCTCCATTACACAAGGACAAGGCGTATTTAACCGTCAGTTCTATACCTATGAAGAGGTTCCACATAAGCAAGCGGAAGAAATTATCGCTGCTCATAAAAACCAAGAATAA
- a CDS encoding Nramp family divalent metal transporter codes for MIDFFKKQLFTAHQNGKQQVSEVFKYIGPGIIVTVGFIDPGNWAANLAAGASYGYELLWVVTLSTIMLILLQHNVAHLGIVRGQCLSECAYEFLPRYASRFVLSTAGIAAAATALAEFIGAAIALKMLFGIPILIGSILTALICTVMLITNSYRKLERIIAGFVSLIALAYLVEVNMVNVDWAAAGIGWVDPNIPNESMLVILSILGAVIMPHNLFLHSEIIQSRQFNTQDPAIMKRQLRYEFLDTLLSMGIGWMINSAMIILAAAVFFAHGIEVTELEQAEELLRPLIGPAAGIIFAIALLFAGFASSATAGMAGASIFAGMFGESYDMKDFHTRLGLALTYVPALLLIVFITDSFQALLFSQMFLSLQLPITIFLQLYMTSSRKVMGEYANRKFTNILLWSIGIIVTIMNIYLLIVG; via the coding sequence ATGATTGATTTTTTTAAGAAACAGTTGTTTACTGCCCATCAAAACGGTAAGCAGCAGGTAAGTGAGGTCTTTAAATATATAGGACCTGGTATAATCGTAACCGTTGGATTTATCGACCCTGGAAACTGGGCCGCCAACTTGGCAGCTGGCGCAAGTTACGGTTATGAATTGCTGTGGGTAGTCACACTATCTACGATTATGCTCATTTTATTACAGCATAATGTGGCACATTTAGGCATTGTACGCGGTCAATGCTTGTCGGAATGTGCCTATGAGTTCTTACCGCGTTATGCATCTCGCTTTGTGCTTAGCACGGCAGGAATTGCGGCGGCAGCGACGGCCTTGGCTGAGTTTATTGGCGCCGCTATCGCCTTGAAGATGCTCTTTGGTATTCCTATATTGATAGGTAGCATCTTGACGGCTCTTATCTGTACGGTCATGCTCATTACGAACTCCTATCGTAAGTTAGAGCGAATCATTGCTGGCTTTGTATCCCTCATCGCGTTGGCGTACCTCGTTGAGGTAAATATGGTCAACGTAGATTGGGCAGCAGCTGGTATCGGTTGGGTGGATCCTAATATTCCTAATGAATCGATGCTCGTTATTTTGAGTATATTAGGGGCCGTAATTATGCCTCATAACTTGTTTTTACACTCTGAAATCATCCAAAGTCGCCAGTTTAATACACAAGACCCAGCGATTATGAAACGGCAGTTGCGTTATGAATTCCTCGATACTTTGTTATCTATGGGGATTGGGTGGATGATTAACTCTGCCATGATTATATTGGCGGCGGCTGTCTTCTTTGCTCATGGTATTGAAGTAACAGAGCTTGAACAGGCTGAAGAGTTGTTGCGACCACTCATTGGACCCGCAGCGGGTATTATTTTTGCAATAGCATTGTTATTTGCAGGTTTTGCCTCATCTGCTACGGCAGGTATGGCGGGGGCAAGTATTTTTGCAGGAATGTTTGGCGAGTCTTACGATATGAAAGACTTCCATACGCGATTAGGCTTGGCACTAACATATGTTCCAGCATTATTGTTGATCGTGTTTATTACAGATTCCTTCCAAGCATTATTGTTCTCTCAAATGTTCTTGAGCTTGCAATTACCAATCACCATCTTCTTGCAACTTTACATGACAAGTAGCCGCAAGGTCATGGGAGAATACGCGAACCGTAAATTTACAAATATTCTCTTATGGAGCATAGGTATCATCGTTACGATCATGAATATCTACTTATTGATTGTAGGCTAA
- the hydE gene encoding [FeFe] hydrogenase H-cluster radical SAM maturase HydE codes for MKGSDCLQVQDILAKDLVGDEWLTEEELRFLMSVTDEEQLQLIYKKAYEVKAKYVKPVAYYRGLIEFSNRCIKNCNYCGIRRENDKTERFDMNREDIIKMAQWAYDHEYGSITLQSGERCDDAFVDYVVDLIRDIKAIGDGSLGITMCVGEQSEEAYRRMREAGASRYLLRIETTNTDLYHKIHPRDELHSFETRVECLRRLRRVGFQVGTGVMIGLPGQTEEDLVNDILFYRDMDIDMIGMGPYVVHHDTPLGQEALAMGIDDEAGKLRRVQLGLKMIALTRLFLKDVNIAATTALQALDKLGREKGLAAGANILMPIITIPEHRAKYLLYDNKPCVDDNAEQCKDCLTRRVMSIGDTVGWKQNGDSKHYGKRTGEF; via the coding sequence ATGAAAGGAAGTGATTGTTTGCAAGTGCAAGACATTCTTGCAAAAGACCTTGTCGGCGATGAATGGCTGACCGAGGAGGAATTGCGATTTCTCATGTCTGTAACTGATGAAGAACAGTTGCAGTTAATATATAAAAAGGCCTACGAAGTGAAGGCAAAATACGTAAAGCCTGTAGCGTATTATCGCGGCCTCATCGAGTTCTCAAACCGATGCATTAAAAATTGTAATTATTGCGGTATCCGCCGTGAAAATGACAAGACGGAACGCTTTGATATGAATCGCGAAGATATCATCAAGATGGCACAGTGGGCATACGACCATGAATATGGTTCCATTACACTCCAATCTGGTGAACGCTGTGATGATGCCTTTGTGGACTATGTTGTAGATTTAATTCGCGACATTAAAGCCATTGGTGATGGTTCCCTAGGCATTACGATGTGCGTAGGGGAGCAAAGCGAAGAGGCGTACCGCCGCATGCGTGAAGCCGGTGCTAGCCGATATTTATTACGCATTGAAACAACTAATACAGATTTATACCATAAAATTCATCCTCGTGATGAATTGCACTCCTTTGAGACGCGTGTAGAATGCTTACGTCGTTTACGCCGCGTAGGCTTTCAAGTTGGCACAGGCGTTATGATTGGCCTACCTGGTCAAACTGAGGAAGATCTTGTGAACGATATCTTGTTCTATCGCGACATGGATATTGATATGATTGGCATGGGGCCTTATGTGGTGCATCATGATACGCCACTAGGTCAAGAAGCATTGGCGATGGGCATCGATGACGAAGCAGGTAAGTTGCGCCGTGTTCAACTGGGACTCAAGATGATTGCATTGACTCGTTTATTCTTAAAAGACGTAAACATTGCAGCTACGACGGCGTTACAAGCACTAGATAAACTAGGCCGCGAAAAAGGCTTGGCCGCAGGGGCGAATATCCTAATGCCTATTATCACCATTCCTGAACACCGTGCAAAATATTTGCTATATGATAACAAGCCATGCGTAGACGACAATGCAGAACAATGTAAAGACTGCTTGACACGCCGCGTAATGTCCATCGGTGATACAGTGGGTTGGAAACAAAATGGGGACTCTAAACACTACGGCAAACGGACGGGAGAATTTTAG
- a CDS encoding YaaA family protein: MKIVLSPSKTKTIADVASNDETVHHAVRDGQFQPNITKKIITHIQSLDIAGLGKALKLKDDKAQAVFDFYQDFEAHPVGRACESYDGIAFKYLDWSNLSDEAKTFGESHLVVMSALYGVVEPNMGVRDYRLDMVDKVGVNLYDTWREAVDAYFHKEDWILNLASKEYAKMVNHPKVVTIEFWELRGDTFKQMSTSSKMSRGVMVHECLTRQVKHVRDLPREINGFTCVTDIESITIPSESMTIRYERK, translated from the coding sequence ATGAAAATCGTCCTCTCTCCTAGTAAGACAAAAACGATTGCCGATGTTGCTAGCAACGATGAGACAGTACATCATGCAGTCCGAGACGGTCAATTTCAGCCGAACATCACGAAAAAGATTATAACTCATATACAATCTCTCGATATTGCTGGGCTTGGTAAGGCGCTAAAGCTAAAGGATGACAAGGCACAGGCTGTCTTTGATTTTTACCAGGACTTTGAGGCTCATCCCGTAGGTCGCGCCTGTGAAAGTTACGATGGCATTGCTTTCAAATATTTGGACTGGTCGAACTTATCTGATGAAGCCAAGACCTTTGGTGAAAGCCATCTTGTTGTGATGTCCGCGTTGTACGGTGTTGTTGAACCTAATATGGGTGTGCGCGACTATCGACTCGATATGGTTGATAAGGTAGGCGTTAATTTATACGATACATGGCGTGAAGCAGTGGATGCATACTTTCACAAGGAAGATTGGATCCTAAACCTAGCATCTAAAGAATATGCAAAAATGGTGAACCATCCAAAGGTGGTAACCATTGAATTTTGGGAATTACGGGGCGACACGTTTAAGCAGATGAGTACGTCCTCCAAAATGAGTCGCGGTGTGATGGTTCACGAATGTTTAACACGACAAGTGAAACATGTGCGGGACTTGCCGCGCGAAATCAATGGATTTACCTGTGTCACTGACATTGAATCCATTACCATACCAAGCGAATCGATGACGATTCGTTATGAAAGGAAGTGA
- a CDS encoding DMT family transporter, whose protein sequence is MKQYEVIGVIITLLGAVLWGVSGASVQFLSNFRNMNLEWLVTMRLITAGLLTVIYAWFRFRNSIFNVFHSVKDTLGLIVFGVFGMALCQYTYFRSIALAGAGIATVLQYLAPSMIIIYLLVRYGKRPSKGETVSVILALVGTICLMGNGDGLSIESFPMAVLVWGLLSAVGVAIYSISPVDLLYKYGTLPIVGFGMFISGIVAAILFHQPNSYAVWDAWTVIGCFNVIFLGTIVSFNAYLEGVKRIGAVPGSILSSIEPISAAFFSWAFLGNEFSLLGLIGMAMIISTVVIIALEKRK, encoded by the coding sequence ATGAAACAATATGAAGTTATTGGTGTTATTATAACTCTATTGGGGGCTGTTTTATGGGGTGTATCAGGTGCATCCGTACAGTTCTTAAGCAATTTTAGAAATATGAATTTGGAATGGCTAGTAACTATGCGATTGATTACAGCAGGTTTACTAACTGTTATTTATGCATGGTTTAGATTTAGAAACTCTATCTTTAATGTATTTCATAGTGTAAAGGATACGCTAGGACTCATTGTTTTTGGCGTATTTGGAATGGCATTATGCCAATATACATACTTCAGATCCATTGCTTTAGCTGGAGCTGGCATTGCAACGGTTTTACAATATCTGGCGCCGTCTATGATTATTATTTACCTGCTGGTTCGCTATGGTAAACGACCATCCAAGGGGGAGACGGTTTCTGTTATACTTGCTTTAGTAGGGACCATTTGTTTGATGGGAAATGGTGATGGTCTTTCTATTGAAAGCTTCCCGATGGCGGTTCTCGTATGGGGGCTTTTATCTGCTGTTGGTGTAGCCATATATAGCATTTCTCCTGTTGATTTACTCTACAAATATGGTACCTTACCTATTGTAGGATTCGGGATGTTCATTAGCGGTATTGTAGCCGCTATATTATTTCATCAACCAAACTCATATGCAGTGTGGGACGCATGGACTGTTATTGGTTGTTTTAATGTCATATTTCTCGGGACGATAGTATCTTTCAATGCCTATTTAGAAGGGGTTAAACGAATTGGGGCCGTACCGGGATCTATTTTGTCATCTATTGAACCTATTTCGGCTGCTTTCTTTAGCTGGGCTTTTTTAGGAAATGAATTTAGTCTCTTGGGTTTAATCGGTATGGCTATGATCATTTCCACCGTTGTTATTATTGCTTTAGAGAAACGTAAATAA
- a CDS encoding amidohydrolase → MSVKDFVQQRRDALIAMRRDFHMYPEPAWLEYRSAAKVADTLISLGYDVALGADVLDLDSRMGLPSDEVMKAAMDRAIEEGANPELVEKIGYGKTAIVATMKFGGEGPVVAFRVDMDSNDVIEAKEDNHVPAKGGFRSCHDKAMHACGHDAHMTMGLGLAEYLAAHKDEFKGTIKLIFQPAEEGVRGAKAMAEAGVVDDVDLMFGMHIGFNENLSNCFACSDHGFLATTKLDAVFHGYSAHAGGSPEKAQNAMLAGCTAVLNLQAIARHSQGASRMNVGVFESGTGRNVTPDVAVLKLETRGATTEINDYMIERSKTIIKGAAEMHDCTFEITKQGETPAGRISDDLAHEVQAIVEPLGIFKEVPFDYSGGGSEDCAYFLNRVIDRGGRATYMVVGSAIKAPHHNPLFDIDEEDMLNGIVALGTIAAHYLK, encoded by the coding sequence ATGTCTGTAAAAGATTTCGTGCAACAACGGCGCGATGCGTTAATCGCTATGCGTCGCGACTTTCATATGTACCCTGAGCCTGCTTGGCTTGAGTATCGCTCTGCTGCAAAAGTGGCGGATACGCTTATTTCTTTGGGCTATGATGTGGCGTTAGGGGCGGATGTACTCGATTTAGATTCTCGCATGGGATTGCCTAGTGATGAGGTTATGAAAGCTGCTATGGATCGCGCCATCGAAGAAGGTGCTAATCCTGAATTGGTAGAAAAGATAGGCTACGGTAAAACGGCCATTGTTGCAACTATGAAGTTCGGTGGCGAAGGTCCCGTAGTAGCATTTCGTGTAGACATGGACTCCAATGATGTCATTGAAGCTAAAGAGGATAACCATGTACCCGCAAAGGGAGGCTTCCGTTCTTGTCACGATAAGGCGATGCACGCTTGCGGTCATGATGCACATATGACGATGGGGCTAGGCCTAGCTGAATATTTGGCTGCGCACAAGGATGAATTCAAAGGAACTATTAAACTCATTTTCCAACCTGCAGAGGAAGGCGTGCGCGGTGCTAAAGCGATGGCGGAAGCGGGCGTTGTGGATGATGTAGATTTGATGTTCGGTATGCATATTGGGTTTAATGAAAATCTATCCAATTGCTTTGCATGTAGTGATCATGGCTTCTTAGCGACAACAAAACTTGATGCGGTATTCCACGGTTACTCTGCTCATGCTGGTGGCTCCCCTGAAAAGGCACAAAATGCAATGCTCGCCGGCTGTACAGCGGTTCTCAACTTACAAGCTATCGCTCGTCATAGTCAAGGGGCTTCTCGCATGAATGTAGGTGTTTTTGAAAGCGGTACAGGCCGCAATGTGACTCCTGATGTGGCGGTTCTTAAACTAGAAACTCGTGGTGCTACGACAGAAATCAATGATTACATGATTGAACGGTCTAAGACTATTATTAAAGGTGCTGCAGAAATGCATGATTGTACCTTTGAAATCACAAAACAAGGAGAAACTCCTGCAGGTCGCATCAGCGATGATTTAGCTCATGAAGTACAAGCTATCGTGGAACCACTTGGGATCTTTAAAGAGGTGCCATTCGATTACAGCGGTGGCGGCAGTGAAGACTGTGCGTACTTCTTGAACCGTGTCATTGATCGCGGCGGTAGAGCAACCTACATGGTAGTAGGTTCTGCTATTAAAGCGCCACATCACAATCCACTCTTTGATATCGATGAAGAAGATATGTTAAACGGTATCGTAGCGTTGGGGACAATTGCTGCTCACTATTTAAAATAA
- a CDS encoding DMT family transporter — MEEKQWKGMGLAIMGALFWGLSGTSVQFLESAKHINVEWLLEVRLLVAGILTIGLAYLREGKRIFSIFKAPKDIGKLLIFGVLGIALAQYTYFRAIAISGVGVATVLQYVAPTMIIIYLFLRYFKKPSTPELFCILLALVGTICIVMQKGLDISSFNEKALFWGLVSAASICVYTLQPIELLKTYGTTAIVGFAMFICGILSVIMFQQFDSEAIVDSMTLLGLFAIIILGTVVSFNAYMEGVRLIGAVQGSILSSLEPISAALFGWALLGNEFTVIGIFGMICILATVFIIAWDRQRTIKREVLAKLNKTILE; from the coding sequence ATGGAGGAAAAGCAATGGAAAGGCATGGGCCTAGCCATTATGGGAGCTTTGTTTTGGGGACTTTCAGGCACATCTGTACAATTTCTTGAAAGTGCAAAGCATATTAATGTAGAGTGGTTACTAGAGGTACGTTTGCTCGTAGCAGGGATATTAACCATTGGCCTTGCTTATCTGCGAGAGGGAAAACGTATTTTCTCTATTTTTAAAGCACCTAAAGATATAGGTAAGTTATTAATATTTGGCGTACTAGGAATCGCTTTGGCTCAATATACATACTTTAGAGCTATTGCCATTTCAGGGGTAGGAGTTGCTACAGTACTTCAATACGTAGCGCCTACGATGATTATTATTTATTTGTTCTTACGGTATTTTAAAAAGCCATCTACGCCAGAGTTATTTTGTATACTACTTGCTTTGGTGGGCACAATCTGTATTGTCATGCAAAAAGGGCTGGATATTTCATCCTTTAATGAAAAAGCTTTATTTTGGGGCCTTGTATCAGCAGCTAGCATTTGTGTATATACATTACAACCTATTGAGCTATTAAAAACATATGGCACCACCGCTATTGTAGGCTTTGCTATGTTTATTTGTGGTATCTTATCTGTTATCATGTTCCAACAATTTGATTCGGAAGCCATTGTAGACAGTATGACCTTATTGGGGCTCTTTGCTATCATTATTTTGGGCACCGTAGTATCCTTTAATGCCTACATGGAAGGAGTAAGGCTCATTGGGGCCGTACAAGGATCCATTCTTTCATCATTAGAACCAATCTCTGCGGCTTTATTCGGTTGGGCGCTCCTAGGGAATGAGTTTACCGTTATCGGTATTTTCGGTATGATATGTATCCTTGCCACCGTATTCATCATCGCTTGGGATAGACAACGAACTATTAAACGAGAAGTACTGGCAAAACTGAATAAAACAATATTAGAATGA
- a CDS encoding M20 family metallo-hydrolase, with amino-acid sequence MIQRERLVKDFEAMAQLTASGEGINRLAFTDADWAGRQYIIDRMTDAGLSVEIDDFGNVIGYKIGKKPDLPVVMVGSHTDSVPNGGNYDGVVGVLSAIEVIRSMTDDSYEHDHTIAVVSFMCEESGRFGNATLGSKAMRGELRLQDLHRLVDKQGVSLYEALKGRNLNPDGIEEMEYKRPVKSFTEIHIEQGKVLEHEQKTIGIVTGIAAPERFYVTIRGNADHSGATPMNLRHDALCGASKIILGIEEIASMQEEPPVVGTVGVVEVTPGAMNVIPGAVKLGVDIRSISEVARNSVVTLVKEFIDITAEKRGLSYTIETIAQDHPVEMHPAMIREIEEAVKSVGVEYMTMPSGAGHDAMHWAEVVPTGMIFIPCRDGISHNPAEFAEMDDIVTGAAVLDKVLRKLSLEETKLV; translated from the coding sequence ATGATTCAACGAGAGCGATTGGTTAAAGATTTTGAGGCTATGGCCCAATTGACGGCATCTGGTGAGGGCATTAATCGCCTTGCTTTCACCGATGCAGATTGGGCAGGACGGCAATATATTATAGACCGCATGACTGATGCGGGTTTATCCGTTGAAATAGATGATTTTGGTAATGTCATTGGCTATAAGATTGGTAAGAAACCAGATTTACCAGTTGTCATGGTAGGGTCTCATACAGATAGCGTACCCAATGGAGGTAATTACGATGGTGTGGTGGGCGTGTTATCTGCCATTGAAGTAATTCGTAGCATGACTGACGATAGTTATGAACATGACCATACCATCGCTGTGGTATCCTTCATGTGCGAAGAGTCCGGTCGTTTTGGGAATGCTACACTAGGTAGTAAGGCCATGCGTGGTGAATTAAGATTACAAGACTTACACCGATTGGTAGATAAACAAGGAGTTTCTTTGTACGAAGCATTGAAAGGTCGCAACTTAAATCCCGATGGGATTGAAGAAATGGAATATAAACGACCTGTAAAGTCTTTCACAGAAATTCATATAGAACAAGGAAAGGTACTAGAGCACGAACAGAAAACGATTGGCATTGTGACTGGTATTGCAGCGCCAGAGCGATTCTATGTGACCATTCGGGGCAATGCCGATCATAGTGGCGCTACGCCGATGAACTTGCGTCATGATGCTCTATGTGGAGCTTCAAAAATCATCCTCGGCATCGAGGAGATTGCATCCATGCAAGAGGAGCCACCCGTGGTGGGTACTGTCGGCGTTGTGGAAGTTACGCCAGGGGCGATGAATGTCATTCCTGGAGCTGTGAAACTAGGTGTAGACATTCGCAGTATATCTGAGGTAGCTCGCAATTCCGTAGTCACTCTTGTTAAGGAATTTATCGATATTACTGCAGAAAAACGGGGATTATCTTATACAATTGAAACAATTGCACAGGACCATCCAGTGGAGATGCACCCTGCGATGATTCGAGAAATCGAAGAGGCTGTTAAGTCTGTTGGTGTGGAGTACATGACAATGCCTAGCGGTGCCGGTCATGATGCGATGCATTGGGCGGAGGTAGTTCCGACGGGAATGATCTTTATTCCATGCCGTGACGGCATCAGTCATAATCCTGCAGAATTTGCTGAAATGGATGATATTGTAACGGGTGCAGCGGTGCTTGATAAGGTGCTTAGAAAACTTAGCTTGGAAGAAACAAAGCTTGTTTAA